The Candidatus Woesearchaeota archaeon genomic sequence GTTCCCGGAAAGGTGCTTGGTGCAGGCGAGCTTGAGCACAAGCTTTCAATTGCTGCATGGAAATTCTCTGAGCAGTCTCTTGAAAAGATAAAGAAGGCAGGAGCATCTGTAATGAGCATAGAAGAGCTCATAAAGAAGAATCCTGAAGGTAAGAACATCAAAATTATTGGATAAAAATGATAGGAAGGTCAAGAAAATGATAATCGATGCAACTGACACAATGCTTGGAAGGGTCGCTTCATACGCCGCAAAGAAGGCGCTCATGGGCGAACAGGTAACAATTTTGAACTGCGAAAAATCAGTAGTCTCGGGAAGCAGGGCTTACGTCCTTGCAAAATACGCGAAGAAAACCGACATGGGAACTCCGAGAAAAGGCCCTTTTTTCCACAGGAAAACAATAATGATAATGAAGAGAACAGTCAGGGGAATGCTTCCCCACGCAAATTCAAGGGCTAAGGAGGCGCTTTCAAGAGTCAAGTGCTTTGATGGCGTTCCTGAAGAGTTCGCAGGAAAAAAAGCGGAAATTC encodes the following:
- the rplM gene encoding 50S ribosomal protein L13, which produces MIIDATDTMLGRVASYAAKKALMGEQVTILNCEKSVVSGSRAYVLAKYAKKTDMGTPRKGPFFHRKTIMIMKRTVRGMLPHANSRAKEALSRVKCFDGVPEEFAGKKAEILKNANVSKLTNIKITYLGELSRLLGGRK